Part of the Geobacter pickeringii genome, CATTTCACTTGATGTTGAAACCCAGACCCTGACCGTGCGGGGGGCGGGGAAAGAGGAAACCATTTCCTTTGACATCTCTCCCTTCGATAAGGCCCTGGTGCTTGCCGGTGGGTGGGTCGATTACGCCGATCAGAAGTACTGAATTCTGGGCGTTTCGCGCCGTTACTCCTGATTTGAGAAAGGCCTGCTCGACACGCAGGCCTTTCGTCTTTGGGAATGGGAATGCCGCGTTTTTGGTTGACTCTCCCTGGTTCCTGTGATTATTAACGTATAAATTTGGCAAATTCTGAATGTGGACTGTTTTTTCATGCGTATCCGCATAGCCCTTATGTTGCTTGCACTAGCCCTTGCAGGGACCCCGGCAGGGGGAGCCGACAAGGGGGTGGGCGAAGCGCGGGGAACGATATTTACCCTCTGGCCTCTCATTGATTACCGTGAGAGTCCCGAGGAGGGGTTCAGCAATCTTTCACTTCTGGGACCGCTGGTCAAGGTGCAGGAGCGGAAGGGGGAGACGGTGACCGCCATGCGTCCCCTGTTTTATCGCGATTCCCATGTGAGCCCTGAGAGCGCGGCGACCGACTACCTCTATCCTCTGGCCTCCTCCGAGTCCTCGCCCGATGTCTCCACCTTCCAGGTGCTGAAGCTTTACCAGAAGAACATCTTTCGCCGTGCCGACCCGGAGCAGGCCGAGAAGGGGACCATGTTTTTCCCCTTCTACATCACCGGTGAGTCCAAGAAATACGGCCCGTACACATCGGTGTTCCCCTTTTACGGCGATATCTACGAGCGTTTCTGGCGGGACGAATACCACTACCTCCTGTTCCCGTTGTACGGTCGGACGGTTAAGGGGGGGACGACGACGCGCAACTATCTCTATCCGGTGTTTTCCACTGTGGAGGGAGAGGGGGAGAGCGGTTTTGCGGTCTGGCCTCTCTACGGCCAGTCGTCCAAAGAAGGGGTGTATCGAAAGCGGTTCGCACTCTGGCCGTTCTACGACGAGGCGGAGACGGGGCTCGATACGGAGAATCCCACCCGCCGGTTCCAGATTCTGCCGCTGTACTCGGCAACCGATTCGCCCAAGAAGAGCAGCCGACACTACCTGTGGCCTTTTTTCGGCTGGGTGGACGATCGGGAGCGGAAAATCTCGGAAACGTATTACCTCTGGCCTTTCGTGATGACGGCTCGAGGCGAGGGGCGCACGGTGGACCGCTATCTCCCGTTCTACGACGAAGAGCGGGGGAGGGAAACACTCAAGCGCTGGTATCTCTGGCCACTCTACCGCCACGACGAAATATCCAGCGCCACCTTCGGTCAGGACCGGGATCGGGTGCTCTATTTCCTCTTTTCGGACAGCCGGGAGTGGTGGCCGACGGATGGCGCTGAGCGCCGGCGGACGGCTCTCTGGCCGCTGTTCGTCTACAACCGTGACGTGCGCGGCGTGAAGAGCTTTTCCTTCCCGGCACCGGTCGAACCGATCCTTAACCGGGAGGGTATCGAACGAAGCTGGTCGCCCCTTTGGAGGATTTACGTCCAACGGTGGAACGATGCCGGCGATTCGGCAGCCTCCTTCCTCTGGAACCTCTATTGGCATGAGCGCCGGGGTGAGGAGTTTGCCTGCGAGTTTTTCCCGGTTGTTTCGTACCGCTTCGAAAAGACCATAACCGATGTTGCCATCCTTAAGGGGCTTGTCCGCTACAAGGAACAGGGCGGGATGAAAACCCTCAGTTTTTTATGGCTTCCCTTCGGGATCAGTTGGCGGGAAGACGAACCGGCAACGCCGGTGGGAGAGAGCGGGAGCGACTTTATCATGAGCAGAGCGAGGTTCGAACCGTAATGGGCGCCTTCGAACGGGTAGGCAAGCGGGTTCTCGCATTCAACGAGATCGTAGGGGAGATGCTGATGCTCCTCGGCCAGACGGTCTGGTTTTTCCGCGAGGCACCACGCAACCTCCAGAGCGTCTTTACCCAGATGGCGATCATCGGCTACGAGACGTTGCCCATTGCGTCGGTGATGGCGTTTTTCGTCGGGATGGTCCTTGCTCTCCAGACCGGGGTCGAACTCCAGAAGTACGGGACCCAGAACATCATCGGCGGTATCGTCGGCCTGTCGATGGTGCGGGAGCTTGGACCGGTCATGACCAGTTTTCTCGTGGCGGGACGTGCCGGCTCCGCCATGGCGGCGGAGATCGGGGTCATGAAGGTGTACGAGGAGATCGACGCCCTGAAAACCCTCGACATCAACCCCGTTCGCTACCTCGCCATGCCCCGGCTCATCGCCTGCCTGATCTGCGTCCCGGCGCTTGTCATCTACGCGAACTTCGTCGGGGTGCTCGGCGGTGCGTTCATGAGTCATCTTCACCCGAAGATTTTTATCTCCTACTCAACCTACTATGACAGCCTCAAAACGGCCCTCAAGTTTAAAGAGGTGGGGGCGGGACTGATCAAGGCGACCACGTTCGGGGGGATCATCGCCCTCGTCGCCTGCTATACCGGTTTCAAAACCAGCGGCGGTGCCCGTGGGATCGCCCAGTCCACGACCCGGGCAGTGGTCATGTCGTTCATGCTGATTTTGGTTGCCGACTACTTTCTTACCAGGTTGCTCATGTGACGGAAGGCGGCCGGGTTTGTTCCGGGCCGCGTGCAGTAATGACGGGAGGCAGTGAGCCATGGCGCTTACAACGGAAAAAAAGGTCGGAATATTCTTCATGGCGGGACTGACGCTCCTGGCGGTAATGCTGGAGTTTGGCGAACGGTGGAATCCCTTTGAGAAGAATCTCCACTATTTGACCTATCTTGCGAGCACGACCGGCCTCAAACTCGGGGATCCGGTGCGACTGGCCGGGGTTGAGGTCGGCAAGATCACGAAAATCGGCATCAGCGACAGCCGTGTCCGGGTCGATTTCGAGGTGAAGCCGGGGACCACCATCAAAACCGATTCGGTCGCCACCATTCGACTCACGAACCTGCTGGGTGGCCAGTTCCTCGGGATCTCGTTCGGTTCGCCGGCTGCTACGGTCCTGCCGCCGGGGAGCGAGGTGAAGAGCCGCGATATCGCCAATATCGACGTGATCGTGGACAACGTGAGCGACTTGACCAAGGACGCCAAGAGTTTCATTAATGATCTGAATACCAACCAGCGGGAGGTGCTCACGAAGATCTCCGCCATGCTGGATGAGAACCGGGGAAACCTGCGCGGAGCGGTCACGAATCTGAACAGCATCACCACCAAGATGGACCGGGGCGAGGGGTCACTGGCCATGCTCTTGAACGACAAGGCCCTCTACCGCAACACGACCGATCTGGCGGCGAGCCTGCGGACCGTCAGCACCAAGATCGAGCGGGGCGAAGGGACCCTCGGCAAGCTCGT contains:
- a CDS encoding MlaE family ABC transporter permease, translating into MGAFERVGKRVLAFNEIVGEMLMLLGQTVWFFREAPRNLQSVFTQMAIIGYETLPIASVMAFFVGMVLALQTGVELQKYGTQNIIGGIVGLSMVRELGPVMTSFLVAGRAGSAMAAEIGVMKVYEEIDALKTLDINPVRYLAMPRLIACLICVPALVIYANFVGVLGGAFMSHLHPKIFISYSTYYDSLKTALKFKEVGAGLIKATTFGGIIALVACYTGFKTSGGARGIAQSTTRAVVMSFMLILVADYFLTRLLM
- a CDS encoding MlaD family protein, whose amino-acid sequence is MALTTEKKVGIFFMAGLTLLAVMLEFGERWNPFEKNLHYLTYLASTTGLKLGDPVRLAGVEVGKITKIGISDSRVRVDFEVKPGTTIKTDSVATIRLTNLLGGQFLGISFGSPAATVLPPGSEVKSRDIANIDVIVDNVSDLTKDAKSFINDLNTNQREVLTKISAMLDENRGNLRGAVTNLNSITTKMDRGEGSLAMLLNDKALYRNTTDLAASLRTVSTKIERGEGTLGKLVNDDALYRDAKGALANLNDGSKDIKEIAAKINRGEGSVGKLVNDETLYNELRDASKNIGAVAKKINDGQGTLGKLVNEDTLYRDTTAAMKKVEKAAEGLGDSGPISVLGSVIGTLF